One Streptococcus sp. DTU_2020_1001019_1_SI_AUS_MUR_006 DNA window includes the following coding sequences:
- a CDS encoding excalibur calcium-binding domain-containing protein, giving the protein MNKRHLLKLGLVSLPVLALFLHPVVADESIHFSSCKEAWENGYADIHKGEPGYSATLDKDHDGIACESKNAPQGVLKEKKTGASQANTNVAPDSVAPTPSVAAESGWVRQNGSWYYFSENGKPVTNTWQGAYYLKSDGRMAENEWVYDNYYQAWYYLKSDGSYARNTWQGSYYLKSDGKMAQGEWIYDSYYKAWYYLKSDGSYAQNTWQGAYYLKSNGKMAQSEWVYDSSYQSWYYLKSDGSYARNAWQGNYYLKSDGKMAKNERVDGGRYYVDASGLWKP; this is encoded by the coding sequence ATGAACAAACGTCATCTATTAAAACTAGGCCTAGTTTCTTTACCTGTCCTTGCTCTGTTTTTACATCCTGTTGTTGCAGATGAAAGTATCCATTTTTCGAGCTGTAAGGAAGCTTGGGAGAATGGATATGCAGATATTCATAAGGGAGAACCAGGTTATTCTGCCACTCTGGATAAGGATCATGATGGAATCGCTTGTGAATCGAAGAATGCGCCTCAGGGAGTTTTAAAAGAGAAAAAGACGGGTGCATCTCAAGCTAACACCAATGTAGCACCTGATAGTGTAGCACCTACCCCAAGTGTAGCAGCTGAAAGTGGCTGGGTTCGTCAGAATGGATCTTGGTACTATTTTTCTGAAAATGGGAAACCAGTAACAAATACTTGGCAGGGTGCTTACTATCTCAAGTCAGATGGAAGAATGGCTGAGAATGAGTGGGTATACGATAACTATTACCAAGCCTGGTATTACCTCAAATCAGATGGATCTTATGCCCGCAATACTTGGCAAGGAAGTTACTACCTCAAATCAGATGGTAAGATGGCTCAGGGTGAATGGATTTATGATTCTTACTACAAAGCCTGGTATTACCTCAAATCAGATGGATCTTATGCGCAAAATACTTGGCAAGGTGCATATTACCTCAAGTCAAATGGGAAAATGGCTCAGAGTGAATGGGTCTATGACTCTTCTTACCAATCTTGGTACTACTTAAAATCAGATGGATCTTATGCTCGTAATGCATGGCAAGGAAATTACTATTTGAAATCGGATGGTAAAATGGCTAAGAATGAGCGAGTTGATGGCGGACGCTATTATGTAGATGCTTCTGGTTTGTGGAAACCATAG
- a CDS encoding alpha/beta hydrolase, giving the protein MKLIFLHGLGQSADSWKEVQDLLADYPSEALDLFSSGVGTYQEAKERIYQHLSKETEPFVLIGLSLGAALALELSSSEIPNLQALVLSGCPLKLAGNIPFYIQLLIFKLLPKRIYEKQGADKALMVGVSEELKTLDLREIARNCPYPSLLICGSQDKPNLSSMKAIQELIPDSQFEIIPDGPHVLNKAKPKEFAELTRSFLELLKQV; this is encoded by the coding sequence TTGAAACTCATATTTTTACACGGTTTGGGACAGTCAGCAGATAGTTGGAAAGAAGTTCAGGATTTGCTGGCAGATTATCCCTCTGAAGCCCTGGACTTATTTTCTTCAGGAGTTGGGACCTACCAAGAAGCCAAGGAACGCATTTATCAGCACTTATCAAAGGAAACAGAACCTTTTGTCTTAATCGGTTTGTCTTTAGGGGCTGCACTAGCGTTGGAGCTTTCAAGTTCTGAGATACCAAATCTTCAGGCCTTGGTTTTGTCAGGATGTCCACTGAAATTAGCAGGTAACATTCCTTTTTACATTCAGTTGCTGATATTTAAATTGCTTCCTAAGAGGATATATGAGAAGCAGGGGGCAGATAAAGCTCTTATGGTTGGAGTTTCTGAGGAATTAAAAACACTTGATTTAAGAGAGATTGCACGGAATTGTCCCTATCCAAGCTTGTTAATTTGTGGTAGTCAGGATAAGCCTAATCTCAGTTCAATGAAAGCTATTCAAGAACTGATTCCAGATTCTCAGTTTGAGATCATCCCTGACGGCCCTCATGTCTTGAATAAGGCAAAACCAAAAGAGTTTGCAGAATTAACCAGAAGTTTTCTTGAATTGCTGAAACAAGTTTGA
- the pabB gene encoding aminodeoxychorismate synthase component I, translating to MHRKTVIDFRALGERYTFTQPIKELRTRDLAEVADLLAQVENYQEQGFYVAGYVSYEAAPAFEEKLAVHKVPLLGEYLLYFTVHDKVETSSIPLTYEEVDLPSNWQEVTSAEDYEKAIAQIHHHLRQGDTYQVNYTVQLKQELTSNPFAIYNRMVVEQEAGYNAYVEHDDMAVISMSPELFFEQNDRELTTRPMKGTTKRGLTDAEDLKEAVWLEKDPKNRSENMMIVDLLRNDMNRLSEVGSEHVERLCQVEQYSTVWQMTSTIKSQLRPDVDLVEIFRSLFPCGSITGAPKIATMEIIKNLEPQARGVYCGTIGLLLPNGRRIFNVAIRTIQLHREQAIYGVGGGITWDSTWESEYREVQQKAAVLYRKQPRFQLITTGKISQKKLLFEKQHLERLQKASRYFAFPFDEAGLIEEIEKECQACDLHQDYRLRISLNKSGEIDIDRQVLTPLSSGFCQAKLCLQEADLQQAFTYFKTTHRPHLTTGEQEIIYHTVDGKLLETSIANLVLKMDGKLYTPPSYLGLLPGIYRQHLLESGQVEEKNLTIEDLKRAEVIYGCNAVRGLYELSVKEN from the coding sequence GCAGACTTATTAGCTCAAGTGGAAAACTACCAAGAGCAAGGCTTTTATGTAGCAGGTTATGTCAGTTATGAGGCTGCACCTGCTTTTGAGGAAAAACTAGCAGTTCACAAGGTTCCTCTACTGGGCGAGTATTTGCTTTACTTTACTGTTCATGACAAAGTTGAAACATCCAGCATTCCTCTGACTTATGAGGAGGTGGATTTGCCATCAAACTGGCAGGAAGTAACTTCTGCAGAGGACTATGAAAAGGCGATTGCCCAGATTCACCATCATTTACGGCAGGGAGATACCTATCAGGTCAACTACACCGTTCAACTCAAGCAGGAGTTGACTTCTAACCCTTTTGCTATCTACAATCGCATGGTGGTAGAGCAGGAGGCAGGTTACAATGCCTATGTTGAACATGACGACATGGCAGTGATTTCCATGAGTCCAGAACTCTTTTTTGAACAAAATGATCGTGAACTGACAACTCGTCCTATGAAGGGGACGACTAAACGTGGTTTGACTGATGCTGAAGACTTGAAAGAGGCAGTTTGGTTAGAAAAGGATCCTAAAAATCGCTCAGAGAATATGATGATAGTGGACCTCTTGCGCAATGACATGAATCGTCTGTCTGAGGTGGGAAGTGAGCATGTGGAACGTTTATGTCAGGTGGAACAGTATTCAACGGTTTGGCAGATGACTTCGACCATCAAGAGTCAGTTACGACCAGATGTTGACCTAGTTGAAATTTTCCGTTCACTCTTTCCATGTGGTTCTATTACAGGGGCTCCCAAGATAGCGACTATGGAAATTATCAAGAACTTGGAACCACAAGCTAGAGGAGTCTACTGTGGTACGATTGGTCTCTTGCTTCCAAATGGGCGCCGGATTTTCAATGTGGCTATTCGAACCATTCAACTGCATCGAGAGCAAGCCATCTATGGAGTCGGTGGAGGCATCACTTGGGATAGCACTTGGGAGTCAGAATACCGTGAAGTCCAGCAAAAGGCTGCTGTTCTTTACCGAAAACAGCCTCGTTTTCAATTGATTACGACAGGGAAAATCAGCCAAAAAAAATTACTCTTTGAAAAGCAACATCTAGAAAGACTGCAAAAAGCAAGTCGTTACTTTGCCTTTCCATTTGATGAAGCTGGTTTGATAGAAGAAATAGAGAAGGAATGTCAGGCTTGTGACCTCCATCAAGACTACCGTTTGCGAATCAGTCTCAATAAGTCTGGAGAAATAGACATTGATCGACAAGTATTAACACCACTTAGTTCTGGCTTCTGTCAGGCTAAACTTTGTCTGCAAGAAGCTGATTTGCAGCAGGCCTTTACCTACTTTAAGACGACCCACCGACCGCATTTGACAACGGGAGAGCAGGAAATCATCTATCACACTGTTGATGGAAAATTGCTTGAAACTTCTATTGCGAATCTGGTTTTAAAAATGGATGGTAAGCTCTATACACCACCTAGCTATCTTGGTCTTTTACCTGGAATTTATCGCCAGCATTTACTTGAAAGCGGACAAGTAGAAGAGAAGAACTTGACCATAGAAGATTTGAAGCGCGCAGAAGTTATCTATGGCTGTAATGCAGTCAGGGGCTTGTATGAATTGTCAGTAAAGGAGAACTAA